A genome region from Glutamicibacter arilaitensis Re117 includes the following:
- a CDS encoding transcriptional regulator: MQELDPLIHAQARLRTITVLDTLRAGDSISFPKLQGLLSMTSGNLATHLRKLEEAEYVKVDKVLEGRSPVTYIALTRTGRTAYEEYKEQLRALLDTV; the protein is encoded by the coding sequence ATGCAGGAGCTTGACCCGCTTATCCACGCCCAGGCGCGGCTGAGGACCATCACGGTCCTGGACACCTTGCGTGCCGGGGATAGCATCTCGTTTCCCAAGCTGCAGGGGCTGCTGTCGATGACCTCGGGAAATCTGGCCACGCACTTGCGCAAGCTGGAAGAAGCTGAATACGTGAAAGTGGATAAGGTCCTGGAGGGGCGGAGCCCGGTCACCTACATTGCCCTGACCCGCACTGGGCGAACCGCCTACGAAGAATACAAGGAACAGCTGCGCGCATTGCTGGACACGGTTTGA
- a CDS encoding CsbD family protein has protein sequence MGLGDKIQNKAQEVSGKVKKSVGDATDNERLQAEGVKDQAAAKAKQAGESVKDAAKDVRDGLDK, from the coding sequence ATGGGCCTAGGCGATAAGATCCAGAACAAGGCGCAAGAAGTTTCGGGCAAGGTTAAGAAATCCGTAGGCGATGCGACCGACAATGAGCGCCTGCAGGCTGAAGGCGTGAAGGACCAAGCCGCTGCGAAAGCCAAGCAGGCCGGCGAGTCAGTCAAGGATGCGGCCAAGGATGTTCGCGACGGCCTGGACAAGTAG
- a CDS encoding methyltransferase, giving the protein MRLSNADRQGHPIASHSATAPGTVSWDHEGTSTTAIWMSANSRRAPAQIVVADDRLSADAAMRHAARGTAMLWTGDFHNAKQLLAAMDRRMAAANAAKAGSSKAKKKVLDDAQKFYAIRQARAQRSRMLSLILVPLDFQAEDGLAVLDLPRAPIVGPAVAFGYEQAADLAGHRAVASLQELAGMLSAHQWFLKGVEVPALGAKIHPAYGTFMPTRQEYVDLVAVAPLEDLSLAFDIGTGTGVLSAVLAHRGVKQVIGTDIHQRAVDCANDNFARLGISAAAHAQLTSMFPEGRAPLVVCNPPWLPGSAPSTLDAAIYDPESKMLMQFLRGLPGHLTKNGEGWLIISDLAELLGLRTRALLLEAIEAAGLEVIDKIDTAPRHHRAQDAEDVLHAARSKEVTSLWRLKAK; this is encoded by the coding sequence ATGCGTTTGAGCAACGCTGATCGACAAGGCCATCCCATCGCTTCCCATTCCGCCACCGCCCCTGGAACTGTTTCCTGGGACCACGAAGGAACCAGCACCACGGCCATCTGGATGTCCGCCAATTCCCGCCGGGCACCAGCACAAATCGTAGTGGCCGATGACCGGTTGAGCGCAGATGCGGCCATGCGCCATGCCGCCCGCGGCACGGCCATGCTGTGGACCGGCGACTTCCACAACGCCAAGCAGCTGCTCGCTGCCATGGACCGGCGCATGGCCGCCGCCAACGCGGCCAAGGCAGGCAGCTCGAAGGCCAAGAAGAAGGTCCTGGATGATGCGCAGAAGTTCTACGCCATCCGGCAGGCCCGGGCCCAGCGTTCACGGATGCTGTCGCTGATCCTGGTTCCCTTGGATTTCCAAGCCGAGGACGGCCTGGCAGTCCTGGACTTGCCCCGGGCGCCGATCGTCGGACCGGCGGTTGCATTCGGCTACGAGCAGGCCGCGGACCTGGCCGGCCACCGCGCCGTGGCCAGCTTGCAGGAATTAGCTGGCATGCTCAGCGCCCACCAGTGGTTCCTGAAGGGTGTTGAGGTCCCCGCGCTAGGAGCGAAGATCCATCCGGCCTACGGGACGTTCATGCCCACCCGGCAGGAATATGTGGATCTGGTCGCGGTTGCACCGCTGGAGGATCTCTCGCTGGCTTTCGACATCGGCACCGGAACCGGAGTGCTCTCGGCAGTGCTGGCCCACCGCGGGGTCAAGCAGGTCATCGGGACCGACATCCACCAGCGCGCGGTGGACTGCGCCAACGACAACTTCGCGCGCCTGGGCATCTCCGCTGCCGCCCATGCGCAACTGACCAGCATGTTCCCCGAAGGACGGGCACCGCTGGTTGTGTGCAATCCCCCGTGGCTGCCGGGCAGCGCGCCGAGCACCCTGGACGCGGCGATCTACGATCCGGAGAGCAAGATGCTGATGCAGTTCCTGCGCGGATTGCCCGGCCACCTGACTAAGAACGGCGAAGGATGGCTGATCATCTCGGATCTCGCCGAGCTGCTGGGTCTGCGCACCCGCGCGCTGCTGCTGGAGGCCATCGAGGCGGCAGGCCTGGAAGTCATCGACAAGATCGACACCGCGCCAAGGCACCACCGCGCGCAGGATGCCGAGGACGTGCTGCATGCGGCCCGTTCGAAGGAAGTCACTTCGCTGTGGAGGCTCAAGGCCAAGTAG
- a CDS encoding glycosyltransferase, producing the protein MRLLMIAPGTHGDVAPMAGLGQNLAAHGFDVAIAANPAYQDVVVSAGCRFRELPGDMRALVNPAAPGAKASPKDLRRYLRELQDYFELAASGTMAAAEHGADIIMANAVAPYAYDVAEAMGIPAIGGHLQPNEPSAAYSPMALGASRSFGPLGNKVLGQLFAASKAPYDPPAKRVRQSLGLPARSRASSERLRRQHRNPILHGFSSAIVPRSADWHEGIVNCGYWWPAADPGWTPSQRLLDFLDDGQPPVFIGFGSTQALEPEFIVDVARRTGRRTIVQGEAEIDEPGILGIGAVPHHWLFPQMAAVVHHAGAGTTAAGLRAGVPAVPVPVFTDQPFWAQRIHRLGSAAEPIAYKHLTAQRLASSITGVLANADLADGARRIARQLAAESDSSIPVIRILEQLRARR; encoded by the coding sequence ATGCGCTTGCTGATGATCGCGCCAGGAACCCACGGCGATGTCGCGCCGATGGCCGGCCTCGGCCAGAATCTGGCGGCTCATGGTTTCGACGTGGCTATCGCGGCGAACCCTGCATACCAGGACGTTGTGGTTTCGGCAGGCTGCCGCTTCCGGGAGCTGCCCGGGGACATGCGCGCCCTAGTCAACCCGGCAGCGCCGGGTGCCAAAGCCAGCCCCAAGGACCTGCGCCGGTACCTCCGGGAGCTGCAGGACTATTTCGAACTGGCCGCCTCCGGAACGATGGCCGCGGCCGAGCACGGCGCCGATATCATCATGGCCAATGCGGTAGCGCCCTACGCCTACGATGTGGCCGAAGCCATGGGCATCCCTGCCATAGGCGGGCACCTGCAGCCCAACGAACCCAGCGCAGCGTACTCCCCCATGGCTTTGGGCGCATCGCGCAGCTTCGGGCCGCTGGGCAACAAGGTGCTGGGCCAGCTCTTCGCCGCCTCCAAGGCGCCCTATGATCCGCCAGCAAAGCGGGTGCGCCAATCCCTGGGACTGCCCGCGCGCAGCCGGGCGTCCTCCGAACGCCTGCGCCGCCAGCACCGGAACCCGATTCTCCACGGCTTCAGTTCAGCGATCGTTCCCCGCAGCGCGGATTGGCACGAAGGGATCGTCAATTGCGGGTACTGGTGGCCGGCGGCTGATCCCGGGTGGACCCCTTCGCAGCGGCTGCTGGATTTCCTCGACGACGGGCAGCCTCCGGTCTTCATTGGGTTCGGCAGCACGCAGGCGCTGGAACCGGAGTTCATCGTGGATGTTGCCCGGCGCACCGGAAGGCGCACCATCGTGCAAGGGGAAGCGGAAATCGACGAACCCGGAATCTTGGGCATCGGCGCGGTACCGCACCACTGGCTGTTTCCGCAGATGGCGGCCGTCGTGCACCACGCCGGGGCTGGCACCACGGCCGCTGGCCTGCGGGCAGGCGTCCCAGCAGTTCCGGTTCCGGTCTTCACCGATCAGCCGTTCTGGGCCCAGCGCATCCACCGGCTCGGCTCGGCTGCCGAGCCCATTGCCTACAAGCACTTGACTGCGCAGCGGCTCGCGTCCTCGATTACCGGGGTCCTGGCCAATGCGGACCTGGCCGATGGCGCCCGGCGAATTGCCCGGCAGCTGGCAGCCGAATCGGACAGCTCGATTCCGGTGATCAGGATCCTCGAACAGCTGCGCGCCAGGCGCTGA
- a CDS encoding TetR/AcrR family transcriptional regulator C-terminal domain-containing protein: MAGNQPRTGPRPRHSRAKIALAAIALADAEGIGAVSIRAVAAKIGAGAASLYRYVQSHEELTGLMVEQISAEYELESLAGSAAQQLLGLATQGLQIMRRHPWVPALAMGKPPMGPNALAYLERGLAALEGSGLEAGAKLHCLAMLNAITAAFALNEQSEQQPQDPAALFAQLETGRYPHLSAALGQAARPVDLQYAFENAIMNYLRGAGVIPD; the protein is encoded by the coding sequence ATGGCCGGCAACCAGCCTCGCACCGGGCCCAGGCCCCGGCACTCCCGGGCCAAGATCGCCCTGGCGGCGATCGCGCTAGCCGATGCCGAAGGCATCGGAGCGGTGTCCATCAGAGCCGTTGCTGCAAAGATCGGAGCCGGAGCCGCCTCCCTGTACCGTTACGTTCAGTCCCATGAGGAGCTCACCGGCCTCATGGTCGAGCAGATCAGCGCGGAATATGAACTGGAATCGCTGGCCGGATCCGCTGCCCAGCAGCTTCTCGGCCTGGCCACCCAGGGCCTGCAGATCATGCGCCGGCATCCCTGGGTCCCGGCGCTGGCCATGGGCAAGCCGCCCATGGGCCCGAACGCCTTGGCCTACCTGGAACGCGGATTAGCCGCCCTGGAAGGCAGCGGGCTGGAGGCAGGGGCCAAGCTGCATTGCCTGGCGATGCTCAACGCCATCACCGCAGCGTTCGCGCTGAATGAGCAAAGCGAGCAACAGCCCCAAGACCCGGCGGCGCTGTTCGCGCAGCTGGAAACAGGCCGCTACCCCCACCTGTCAGCCGCGCTGGGCCAAGCGGCAAGGCCCGTGGACCTGCAATATGCCTTCGAGAACGCGATCATGAACTATCTGCGTGGTGCCGGTGTTATTCCCGACTAG
- the argE gene encoding acetylornithine deacetylase, whose translation MPAPSEASMKEIHELIAVDTTSRDSNLALIENVVKKLDAYGISSQLIHNEEGTKANLLATIPAADGSVQGGIVLSGHTDVVPVDGQNWSSDPFDAQVRGDKLYGRGTCDMKGYLGVILAKLDQLTSAELAEPIHLALSYDEEVGCVGAVSLVQKIVDDGLAPRGAFVGEPSSMRAIRGHKSMNVFRAEFNGVAAHSSLPSEGVNAISYALRFANFVEEVSAELRTSGPRDEAFIEPTTTMNVNKFDAGIAVNTIPSEAVVYFEYRSLAVVDRDALTARFREKAAELEAEMRAQNPACSVSVQQQAGAPGLDTAPGEEVVALAAACGAIATDEKVTYGTEAGLFSAAGIPTVVCGPGDIAQAHAPDEFIELEQIVACESFIDSLIAQLSS comes from the coding sequence ATGCCCGCGCCCAGCGAAGCAAGCATGAAAGAAATCCACGAGCTCATCGCCGTGGACACCACTAGCCGCGACAGCAACCTTGCGCTGATCGAGAATGTCGTGAAGAAGCTGGACGCATATGGCATCAGCTCGCAGCTGATCCACAACGAGGAGGGCACCAAGGCGAACCTGCTGGCCACCATCCCGGCCGCCGATGGATCCGTCCAAGGCGGTATCGTGCTTTCCGGGCACACCGACGTAGTTCCGGTTGACGGGCAGAACTGGAGCAGCGACCCATTCGATGCCCAGGTACGAGGAGACAAGCTCTACGGCCGCGGCACCTGCGACATGAAGGGCTACCTCGGTGTGATCCTGGCCAAGCTGGATCAGCTCACCAGCGCCGAGCTGGCCGAACCGATCCATCTGGCCCTGTCCTACGACGAGGAAGTCGGCTGCGTCGGTGCGGTATCGCTGGTGCAGAAAATCGTCGATGACGGTTTGGCCCCGCGCGGTGCGTTCGTCGGAGAACCATCGAGCATGCGCGCGATCCGCGGACACAAGTCCATGAACGTGTTCCGTGCCGAATTCAACGGCGTGGCCGCTCACTCCTCGCTGCCTTCCGAAGGAGTGAACGCGATCTCCTACGCACTGCGTTTTGCGAACTTCGTCGAAGAGGTCTCCGCCGAGCTGCGTACCTCGGGCCCGCGCGATGAGGCCTTCATCGAGCCGACCACCACCATGAATGTTAATAAATTCGATGCCGGCATCGCGGTGAACACGATTCCTTCCGAAGCAGTAGTGTACTTCGAATACCGTTCGCTGGCTGTGGTGGACCGTGATGCGTTGACCGCGCGCTTCCGCGAGAAGGCCGCCGAGCTGGAAGCTGAAATGCGTGCGCAGAATCCTGCCTGCTCGGTCAGCGTCCAGCAGCAGGCTGGAGCTCCCGGGCTGGACACGGCACCGGGCGAGGAAGTCGTTGCCCTGGCTGCGGCCTGTGGTGCAATTGCCACAGACGAAAAGGTCACCTACGGCACCGAAGCGGGCCTTTTCTCCGCGGCCGGCATTCCCACCGTGGTATGCGGTCCTGGCGATATCGCCCAGGCGCACGCACCGGATGAATTCATCGAGCTGGAGCAGATCGTCGCGTGCGAGAGCTTCATCGATTCGCTGATTGCGCAGCTGAGCTCATGA
- a CDS encoding MFS transporter, whose protein sequence is MISSSIGAALEWFDIIVYATFATTIAKVFYPESDGTFALILTFATFAISYLIRPLGGMVLGSYADRKGRKNALTLTLGLMMLGTLIMAVAPPYEMAGVAGALIILLSRMIQGFSAGGEFGTATAFLIETAPHKKAFYSSWQVASQGASMLLALAFGYFLTTGLSQEALESWGWRVPFFVGLLIGPVGLYIRAKLEETEEFISAPKEKSPLGTLFAQHYGRLLEAAATIGVATMSVYMILYMPTFAVTNLKIPADAAFLGGISAGIITLCGVPLVGHLADRVGPAKVMTYAAIAAFVLAYPLFKLMTSRPSVIVMVIVIAVLGIIMSFYFGPLPALLSNLFPAAIRGSGLSVAYNVGVTLLGGIAPLVLTWLLDVTGSLDAPSLYYMAISAISLIGLVVVRKRYGQR, encoded by the coding sequence GTGATCTCCAGTTCCATCGGCGCGGCGCTGGAATGGTTCGACATCATTGTCTACGCCACCTTCGCCACCACCATCGCCAAGGTGTTCTACCCGGAATCGGATGGAACATTTGCGCTGATCCTGACTTTTGCCACTTTCGCGATTTCCTACCTGATCCGCCCGCTGGGCGGCATGGTGCTGGGCAGCTATGCGGACCGCAAGGGACGCAAGAACGCACTGACCCTGACCTTGGGCCTGATGATGCTGGGCACGCTGATCATGGCCGTAGCCCCACCCTATGAAATGGCTGGTGTGGCAGGTGCGCTAATCATCTTGCTTTCGCGCATGATCCAGGGATTCTCTGCCGGTGGCGAGTTCGGCACGGCCACTGCATTCCTGATTGAAACTGCACCGCATAAGAAGGCGTTCTACTCGTCGTGGCAGGTGGCCAGCCAGGGTGCATCGATGCTGCTGGCCTTGGCTTTCGGCTACTTCCTGACTACGGGATTGAGCCAGGAAGCCCTGGAGAGCTGGGGCTGGCGCGTGCCGTTTTTCGTTGGCCTGCTGATCGGGCCGGTGGGGCTGTATATCCGCGCCAAGCTGGAGGAGACCGAGGAATTCATTTCGGCCCCCAAGGAGAAGTCTCCGCTGGGCACGCTGTTCGCACAGCACTACGGCCGCCTGTTGGAGGCCGCGGCAACCATTGGCGTGGCGACCATGTCGGTGTACATGATCCTGTACATGCCGACCTTCGCAGTGACCAACTTGAAGATCCCTGCGGATGCGGCCTTCCTTGGCGGGATCTCGGCGGGCATCATTACCCTGTGCGGTGTCCCGCTGGTGGGGCACTTGGCTGACCGCGTGGGCCCGGCCAAGGTGATGACCTATGCGGCCATCGCCGCATTCGTGCTGGCCTACCCGCTGTTCAAGCTGATGACCTCGAGGCCGAGCGTCATCGTGATGGTGATTGTCATTGCGGTACTCGGAATCATCATGTCCTTCTACTTCGGCCCGCTGCCGGCGTTGCTCTCCAACCTGTTCCCGGCGGCCATCCGCGGTTCGGGACTCTCGGTGGCCTACAACGTCGGGGTGACCCTGCTCGGTGGCATCGCGCCGCTGGTGCTGACCTGGTTGCTGGATGTCACCGGATCTTTGGATGCACCGAGCCTGTACTACATGGCAATTTCGGCAATTTCGCTCATTGGCCTAGTTGTGGTGCGAAAGCGCTACGGACAGCGCTAG
- the trhA gene encoding PAQR family membrane homeostasis protein TrhA: MATEPLNPNSQRRTAPAFSHIGTERTRWRGLIHAWSTPGVIVMNLVLIVLANGRLAEWTTAVFALCSILLFGTSALYHRGNWTDKVMGLFRRADHANIFLLIAGTYTPVAALTLPGKQAIIVLSVIWAGALAGIAIKSFWPGAPRWVGVSLYILLGWGALMQLPAFWAANPAVMILILAGGLAYTVGAVFYAAKRPNPLPKIFGFHELFHACTIVAFLCHWTAVLLVAL; this comes from the coding sequence ATGGCTACGGAACCACTGAACCCCAATTCACAACGGCGAACCGCTCCCGCCTTTTCGCATATTGGCACCGAGCGCACCCGGTGGCGCGGATTGATCCATGCTTGGTCGACCCCTGGCGTGATCGTAATGAACCTCGTGCTGATCGTGCTGGCCAACGGACGGCTCGCCGAATGGACCACGGCGGTTTTCGCCCTGTGCTCCATCCTGCTCTTTGGCACCTCAGCTCTGTATCACCGCGGCAATTGGACCGACAAGGTGATGGGACTTTTCCGCCGGGCCGACCACGCGAATATCTTCTTGCTCATTGCCGGCACCTACACCCCGGTAGCTGCGCTGACCTTGCCGGGCAAGCAAGCCATCATCGTGCTCTCCGTCATTTGGGCCGGCGCGCTGGCAGGCATCGCCATCAAGTCTTTCTGGCCCGGCGCTCCACGTTGGGTCGGTGTCAGCTTGTACATCCTGCTCGGCTGGGGCGCGCTCATGCAGCTGCCAGCGTTCTGGGCAGCGAATCCTGCGGTGATGATCCTGATTCTTGCCGGCGGGCTGGCCTATACGGTAGGCGCGGTTTTCTACGCTGCCAAGCGTCCTAATCCCCTGCCGAAGATCTTCGGTTTCCACGAACTGTTCCACGCCTGCACCATCGTTGCGTTCTTGTGCCACTGGACAGCGGTGCTTCTGGTCGCCCTGTAG
- a CDS encoding zeta toxin family protein: MADEQEITEHLKTIADLNEPGQALANDSPHISVRNPQWFHELAPGKWEAIGQREQLHRKLISQQLREAHGAKAEYQAVVLAGAPGAGKSSLLRQVLGDQQDRYVVIDVDEFKELLLREAQEDGSYEQVFKPHEVRELEQQGEQFFPMDMASLVHEESSMLGDRLRAACLDKGLNVVIDKVLSSTESARKLAGQLEEAGYEISLIEAYAPQEVSEERIIERWEEQQEASLDGEDDLGARWVPEEFTEKVFDAPGQRSRPAVVAQMFARSCPAVVSFKLFHTALDQGSKTDGSRLLFELRREAVGAQLLPVK, encoded by the coding sequence ATGGCAGATGAGCAAGAGATCACCGAACACCTGAAAACCATTGCCGACCTCAATGAGCCTGGTCAAGCGCTGGCCAATGACTCGCCACATATCTCGGTACGCAACCCGCAGTGGTTCCACGAATTGGCCCCGGGAAAGTGGGAGGCCATCGGGCAACGCGAGCAACTGCACCGCAAACTCATTAGCCAGCAGCTGCGTGAAGCGCACGGCGCCAAGGCGGAGTACCAAGCGGTGGTGCTCGCAGGTGCCCCAGGAGCTGGGAAGAGCAGCCTGCTGCGGCAGGTGCTAGGGGATCAGCAAGATCGATACGTCGTGATCGACGTTGACGAGTTCAAGGAACTCTTGCTGCGCGAAGCCCAAGAAGATGGCAGCTATGAGCAAGTCTTCAAGCCGCACGAGGTCCGCGAGCTTGAGCAGCAAGGCGAACAATTCTTCCCCATGGACATGGCGAGCCTGGTGCATGAGGAATCCTCGATGCTCGGTGACCGCCTGCGGGCCGCCTGCCTGGATAAAGGGCTGAATGTGGTGATCGACAAAGTCCTGTCCTCGACCGAGTCGGCGCGGAAACTGGCTGGGCAGTTGGAAGAAGCGGGATATGAAATTTCGTTGATTGAGGCCTATGCTCCGCAGGAAGTCTCAGAAGAACGGATCATCGAACGCTGGGAAGAGCAGCAAGAGGCGTCCCTGGATGGAGAAGATGATCTTGGTGCTCGTTGGGTCCCCGAAGAATTTACCGAAAAGGTCTTCGACGCTCCGGGCCAGCGCTCCCGTCCGGCTGTCGTCGCCCAGATGTTCGCGCGCAGCTGCCCTGCGGTTGTGAGTTTCAAGCTGTTCCATACTGCGCTGGATCAGGGGTCGAAGACCGATGGCAGCCGCCTGCTTTTCGAATTACGACGAGAAGCTGTAGGGGCCCAGCTCTTGCCCGTTAAGTAG
- a CDS encoding GlsB/YeaQ/YmgE family stress response membrane protein has protein sequence MGFIGWIVLGLIAGAIAKAILPGRQGGGWIATLVLGVVGALLGGWIGSAIFGEGVDEFFSISSWLLAIGGALIVLIIWGFITKRRA, from the coding sequence ATGGGATTCATTGGATGGATAGTTTTGGGCTTGATTGCTGGAGCCATCGCAAAAGCAATTCTTCCCGGCAGGCAAGGCGGCGGATGGATCGCAACATTGGTCCTCGGCGTAGTCGGCGCACTCCTGGGCGGTTGGATCGGAAGTGCCATATTTGGCGAAGGCGTCGACGAGTTCTTCTCGATCTCAAGTTGGCTGCTTGCCATCGGCGGCGCGCTCATCGTCCTGATTATCTGGGGATTCATCACCAAGAGACGCGCATAG
- a CDS encoding gluconokinase, giving the protein MSEQVPPIVVMGVSGTGKSTIGQLLADRLDREFIDGDNLHPKANKDKMAAGHALDDADREPWLRVIGAKLAESNQRQAPLVIACSALKRSYRDLILTLEPATIFVHLAGVPTLIRDRMSARSHEYMPTSLLDSQLATLEAPDQDEPVLSADITDTPERIVRQLISQLS; this is encoded by the coding sequence ATGAGTGAACAGGTCCCGCCCATTGTTGTAATGGGTGTTTCAGGCACTGGCAAGAGCACCATCGGGCAACTGCTCGCTGACCGGCTGGATCGCGAATTCATTGACGGTGACAACCTGCATCCGAAGGCCAATAAGGACAAGATGGCTGCAGGGCATGCGCTTGACGATGCAGACCGCGAGCCATGGCTTAGGGTCATCGGTGCCAAGCTGGCTGAAAGCAATCAACGCCAAGCTCCACTGGTCATCGCCTGTTCGGCACTCAAGCGCAGCTACCGTGATCTCATCCTCACCTTGGAACCAGCCACCATCTTCGTTCACCTTGCCGGCGTGCCAACTTTGATTCGGGACCGAATGTCGGCCCGCTCCCACGAATACATGCCAACCAGCCTGCTCGATAGCCAGCTGGCTACCTTGGAGGCACCGGACCAGGATGAGCCGGTGCTCAGCGCAGATATCACCGATACACCAGAGCGCATTGTGCGCCAGCTGATCTCCCAACTGTCCTAA
- a CDS encoding GntP family permease: MTTELELNWTLGTPGLLMLAVAAVALLLVLIIRFRVHAFLALVLTSLLTAVASGIPAESVITTLTSGFGSTLASVALLVGLGAMLGRMLETSGGADVMTSWLISKFGEKRAPLALSVASLLFGFPIFFDAGLVVMLPIIFTVARRLGGSLLLYAIPSATAFSVMHVFVPPHPGPVAASGLLEANVGLVLVLGLIVAVPTWYVAGHLFGKFVGKKFDIPVPNILAAALGNGANKNDFKSSPSVGTVFSLLLLPLLLIFMNTGLNMLGSAGVVDPEVSWVRWLRLLGETPVALLITVLLGMFLLGFRKGKDKTLTETIVDSALGPVCSIILITGAGGMFGGVLRASGIGNAIASSLESVGMPLIVAGFLIAAIVRLAQGSATVALTTAAAIVQPAVLADASLTVFQVATMVLALAAGSVFAGHVNDSGFWLISRFLDIDVPTTLKVWTVGQALVSVVGFACVMVLYGLATALA; encoded by the coding sequence ATGACAACAGAGCTTGAACTGAACTGGACGCTGGGCACGCCCGGCCTCCTGATGCTGGCGGTAGCAGCAGTAGCCTTGCTGCTGGTGCTGATCATCCGCTTCCGCGTCCACGCATTCTTGGCACTGGTTCTCACCAGCTTGCTGACAGCTGTGGCCTCCGGCATCCCTGCCGAATCCGTGATCACCACGCTGACCAGTGGCTTCGGCTCGACCTTGGCCAGCGTGGCGCTGCTCGTCGGCCTGGGTGCGATGCTCGGACGCATGCTGGAAACCAGTGGTGGCGCCGATGTGATGACTAGCTGGCTGATCTCCAAGTTCGGAGAGAAGCGCGCCCCGCTGGCACTGTCAGTGGCCTCGCTGCTCTTTGGCTTCCCGATCTTCTTCGATGCCGGCCTGGTTGTCATGCTGCCGATCATCTTCACCGTCGCCCGCCGACTGGGTGGATCCCTGCTGCTGTACGCAATCCCGTCAGCCACCGCGTTCTCGGTCATGCACGTCTTCGTACCACCGCATCCGGGCCCCGTGGCAGCCTCAGGCTTGCTTGAAGCCAACGTCGGCCTGGTGCTGGTGCTCGGCTTGATCGTAGCCGTCCCGACTTGGTACGTCGCCGGTCACCTGTTCGGCAAGTTCGTCGGCAAGAAGTTCGACATCCCGGTACCAAACATCCTGGCCGCAGCGCTGGGCAACGGAGCTAATAAGAACGACTTCAAGTCCTCGCCATCGGTGGGCACCGTCTTCAGCCTGTTGCTGCTGCCGCTGCTGCTGATCTTCATGAACACCGGACTGAACATGCTTGGTTCTGCCGGGGTAGTGGATCCGGAAGTTTCGTGGGTTCGCTGGCTGCGCCTGCTGGGTGAAACCCCGGTAGCACTGCTGATCACCGTGCTGCTGGGCATGTTCCTGCTGGGCTTCCGGAAGGGCAAGGACAAGACCCTGACCGAAACCATCGTGGATTCCGCGCTGGGTCCGGTCTGCTCGATCATCTTGATCACCGGCGCCGGCGGCATGTTCGGTGGAGTGCTGCGTGCCAGCGGTATCGGCAACGCCATCGCGTCCTCGCTTGAATCAGTGGGCATGCCGCTGATTGTCGCGGGCTTCCTGATCGCGGCCATTGTCCGCCTGGCGCAGGGTTCGGCAACCGTTGCACTGACTACCGCAGCGGCCATCGTGCAGCCAGCGGTGCTGGCAGATGCCTCGCTGACCGTCTTCCAGGTCGCCACCATGGTGCTGGCACTGGCTGCTGGCTCGGTCTTCGCCGGCCACGTCAATGACTCGGGCTTCTGGCTGATCTCCCGCTTCCTTGATATCGATGTGCCAACCACCTTGAAGGTCTGGACCGTGGGCCAGGCACTGGTTTCGGTCGTCGGCTTCGCCTGCGTCATGGTGCTCTACGGTCTGGCGACCGCGCTGGCCTAG
- a CDS encoding FadR/GntR family transcriptional regulator — MATSLHAHVVEHLGSRIVSGNIPRGSIILAAELEQKLQVSRSVIREAIRVLAQCGLVTSTKRVGIRVLGAELWNPYDDHVIRWRLASDHKGAQLRSLTELRISVEPMAAELAAEVAPEAMRKELMMLSAQMNHYGRQGDLRRFLELDIRFHAVVLAASGNEMFANLATPIGTILRGRTELGLMPERPHEEALLWHQSVADAISNSDSASARKNMESIMRRTHNEICSLWEGAPRLFVDPAKSAQ, encoded by the coding sequence ATGGCAACTAGTCTGCACGCTCATGTGGTTGAGCACCTCGGCTCTCGCATCGTCAGCGGGAATATCCCCCGTGGCTCCATCATCCTCGCCGCTGAGCTCGAGCAGAAGCTCCAGGTCTCTCGTTCGGTAATTCGTGAAGCAATCCGTGTTTTGGCCCAATGCGGCCTAGTCACCAGCACCAAACGGGTTGGCATACGAGTACTTGGGGCCGAACTCTGGAATCCCTATGACGATCATGTGATCCGATGGCGGCTGGCCAGCGACCATAAAGGCGCACAGCTTCGCTCGCTGACTGAACTGCGCATCTCCGTGGAGCCGATGGCCGCCGAGCTGGCAGCCGAAGTCGCCCCCGAAGCGATGCGCAAAGAACTGATGATGCTCTCGGCGCAAATGAACCATTACGGACGCCAAGGCGATTTGCGACGCTTCCTGGAACTGGATATCCGCTTCCATGCCGTGGTGCTCGCAGCGTCGGGCAACGAAATGTTCGCCAACCTGGCCACCCCGATCGGCACGATCCTGCGTGGACGCACCGAACTGGGCCTGATGCCCGAACGCCCGCATGAGGAAGCCTTGCTCTGGCACCAGTCGGTGGCCGATGCGATCTCCAACTCGGATTCAGCCAGCGCGCGCAAGAATATGGAAAGCATCATGCGCCGCACGCACAACGAAATCTGCAGCCTCTGGGAAGGCGCTCCACGGCTCTTCGTGGACCCGGCCAAGAGCGCCCAGTAA